The following is a genomic window from Armatimonadota bacterium.
TACCGGTTTTATTGGTGACGGTGTTCCTGCTTGCATCCGTGTCTCCTTCGATGAAGGCTTCTAGGGCAAAGCCGGTTGTAGCTGTCAAGAAAATTGCGCAAAAACCGACAAAACCATCATCTCTTGTCCTGCTTTACACATCCTGCTCGCGGGGACAGATTAGATCCTGCAACTGCACGAAGTTTCAGTTCGGGGGATATGGACGTGAGATGACTCTGCTCAAGTCGATCCGCGAGAGCAATCCCAACGTCGTGCTTATTGAGGGCGGAGATTCTACAGCCGGAGACGACTTCCAGGCCAAGCTCAAGGCGTCAGTCGCATCGAGCGCGCTTAAACTCCTCGACTATAACGCTATAGTTCCCGGCGAGTTGGAACTGGGTAGATCAGGTGTGAATTACCTTGATTATTTCGATCCAAAGTCAGTGCCCATCCTCTGCGCCAACGTGCCTGATTTATGCAGTGGTCAGGGTGGCTATATTCCGTATGCCATATTCAAGACCCAAGGCAATCTCAGAGTTGGGGTTATCGGTGTGCTCGATGATGCTATCACCCAGGAACTAAGAAGACGCGGGATCGATCAGCCCGTGACTGACCCTGTCGCCGTGCTGGAAAAATTAGTACCACGTGTACGTCTGCAGTCCGACCTTGTTGTAGTGGTATATCATGGCGCATCCGATACCGCGGCAAGGTTGGCAGCGGTTAAGAGAATCGATCTGGTTTTGTGCACTCATCTAACTGGTCGTGATTTTCTTTTTCCCGACAAGACAACCAATGAAGTATGCGCTCCCGTAGACAAGGTCGGCAGCACGATTGTCGTCAAGGGCCAGACGAGCACGAATTGGAGCCTGGGGCGAATTGACCTCGATCTCTCCGACGGCAAGATCAAGAGCGCGACTCATAAACTCTTCTATCTGGACCGGCGATACGACGAGGATCCGGCGATGGTGAAAGTGTACGACGACTACAACAAGAAAGTAGCCGATGCCGTACTTACTCGGTCTAAGAAGATGAAAAAAGACATGGAAGTTATGCTGGTAAGTCGCGGCCTACAGGTGAATGATATGAGAAAGCGCCTGCATACGTCGCCGTTCGCCGGTGATAAAAAGTGTAAAGAGTGCCATGCGGATATTCATGAT
Proteins encoded in this region:
- a CDS encoding multiheme c-type cytochrome, translated to MKIPVLLVTVFLLASVSPSMKASRAKPVVAVKKIAQKPTKPSSLVLLYTSCSRGQIRSCNCTKFQFGGYGREMTLLKSIRESNPNVVLIEGGDSTAGDDFQAKLKASVASSALKLLDYNAIVPGELELGRSGVNYLDYFDPKSVPILCANVPDLCSGQGGYIPYAIFKTQGNLRVGVIGVLDDAITQELRRRGIDQPVTDPVAVLEKLVPRVRLQSDLVVVVYHGASDTAARLAAVKRIDLVLCTHLTGRDFLFPDKTTNEVCAPVDKVGSTIVVKGQTSTNWSLGRIDLDLSDGKIKSATHKLFYLDRRYDEDPAMVKVYDDYNKKVADAVLTRSKKMKKDMEVMLVSRGLQVNDMRKRLHTSPFAGDKKCKECHADIHDTWSKSQHAHAMATLEATNQGFDPECVSCHVTGANTRYGFSNKNDTPEMVNVQCEACHGPGDEHSKDPKAGYGPVGEETCRSCHTNERTPDFDAEKAWETIKHQL